From Triticum urartu cultivar G1812 chromosome 2, Tu2.1, whole genome shotgun sequence, a single genomic window includes:
- the LOC125537264 gene encoding glutamic acid-rich protein-like: MALRILNLTTSSSGCERNWSVFEHLTLESQLVDAKRRNKLDVSRRDNLVYIQFNGRMMDKRKKYSSSRDVLLGEDASMAQDWICEDAYVEDEVDPDTTIDDEVEATEAIEPRRSARVRELHEAEEFVADEDSENEIALEEEIEFESDNDEMIETNEDEDEDEDTTQP; this comes from the exons ATGGCTTTGAGGATACTCAACTTGACCACAAGTTCTTCTGGATGTGAACGGAATTGGAGTGTTTTTGAACATTTAACTCTTGAATCTCAACTT GTGGATGCTAAGAGGAGAAATAAACTAGATGTAAGTCGTAGGGACAATCTAGTTTATATCCAATTCAATGGAAGAATGATGGACAAAAGAAAGAAATATTCCTCCTCTCGTGATGTTCTCCTTGGTGAAGATGCTTCCATGGCACAAGATTGGATATGTGAAGATGCATATGTTGAGGACGAGGTTGATCCCGACACCACCattgatgatgaagtggaagcCACCGAGGCTATAGAGCCTCGTAGGAGTGCAAGAGTGAGAGAACTCCATGAAGCAGAAGAATTTGTTGCTGATGAAGATTCAGAAAATGAGATTGCTTTGGAAGAGGAGATAGAATTTGAGTCTGATAATGATGAGATGATTGAAACAAATGAGGACGAGGATGAGGACGAGGACACAACACAACCTTAA